The Candidatus Fermentibacter sp. sequence GACCGGGGTCTCGACGACCGGTCCGTCAGCCATGGGGATAGTCCTTCACTCTCTCGTGGAAACGGCCCTGGAGGACCTGCAGGAAGGTCTCGAAGATCACCGTCAGGTTGCCGCGCGTGAGCTGGCAATCGTCGAGCTGGCCGTCGACGTCCCTCTCTTCGATGACTTCCCTGACCATGCCCTCGATGACCTCGGGCGGCTCGCCCGACATGTTCTTCGTGGCCGATTCGACGGCGTCGGCCAGCATCACGATGGCTGCCTCCCTCGTCGCGGGCTTGGGGCCGCTGTAGCGGAAATCCGCCTCCTGGGGCTCCGAGGCTCCTTCCACCCCTTGCTCCCACTCGCGCCTGGCCTTCTCGTAGAAGGCTCTCATGACCGTCATTCCGTGATGCTGGGTGATGATGTCGATGACCGGTCCCGGGACCCTGAACTTCCTGGCGAGCCTCACCCCCTCGGAGACATGAGCCCGGAGCCTTGCGGCGCTCTCCATGGGATGGAGCAGGTCGTGGGGATTGGGGGTCTCCGGGGGAAGATTCTCGATGAAATGCTTTGGATCCATGACCTTGCCGACGTCGTGGAAGAGCCCGCCGGCCTCGGCGAGGACATGGTCGGCCCCGATCGCGCGGGAGGCCTCGGAGGCGAGATCCGAGACATGCTGCGAGTGCTGCCAGGTCCCCATCGCCCACCGGCTGAGATCGAGCAGGAGCGGGTGGTCCCTCTTCTTGACCTCCTCGATGGACCTGACGGTGCTGACCCCGAACTTCTCGAACAGCGGGAGAAGGGCATACGCCGCCCCCACGCCCGCGACCGGGGAGAGCAGGGTCTCGAGGATCCCGATCCAGACGGGGGTGGTGTTGACCCCGATGTCGAGGAGGCGGCAGGTGAGGAACGCCGCCGTTCCCGCGAGCGAGGCGTAGACCATGCAGAGCGGTATCGTGTTGCGTTTGCGGAGGTCCCACCCGGTATAGGCCGCGAGCGATCCGGAGGCCGTGGCGACCATGAGGCTGCTGAAGGGATGGGGATGCCCGACGGCGGTCAGCACGGCGAAGAGGATGGAGAATACCGCGCCGTGCCTCCTGTTGGTGAAAACGCTCGTATGCAGGGCTCCGAAGGTGACGAGGGACGCGTAGGACCCCCCGTAGAACCGCCCCGACAGCACCGAGAGGATGCCTGTGACGAACAGCGCGGCGGTCCAGCTCGTGCACAGCAGCATGACCCGTTCGCGGTCGATCCAGGCGGGTTTCATGGAATCCCTCACGTAGACGACCGCCACCGAGAAGATCCCGGCCAGCAGCAACAGCCTGCCGGCAGCGTTCCTCGCGCGCCTGCCGCTCATCCCCTCGGCCTGGGACGACCTCAGGGCTTCGAGGTATCTCGC is a genomic window containing:
- a CDS encoding HDIG domain-containing protein — translated: MTGGRTAMLLGLAGAAAVAGAYLFIVAPSFALNDFEIREGEIVPDGIEAPFSFEVLLPADEISGLRQEVEATVPLYLSYSDDVWPEVREGLSYRLDELSVDSLVIQGALRELGIMYEKGVMDLDGLSGESGGGLAIVTRNGMDGTPAPLGNVNIHGLSEVEGAFASTLRGGGIPDEQADSLSASLAPNVLVDGARRQASIAEALASYSMVDTLISAGDMIVPAGGVVTEQSARYLEALRSSQAEGMSGRRARNAAGRLLLLAGIFSVAVVYVRDSMKPAWIDRERVMLLCTSWTAALFVTGILSVLSGRFYGGSYASLVTFGALHTSVFTNRRHGAVFSILFAVLTAVGHPHPFSSLMVATASGSLAAYTGWDLRKRNTIPLCMVYASLAGTAAFLTCRLLDIGVNTTPVWIGILETLLSPVAGVGAAYALLPLFEKFGVSTVRSIEEVKKRDHPLLLDLSRWAMGTWQHSQHVSDLASEASRAIGADHVLAEAGGLFHDVGKVMDPKHFIENLPPETPNPHDLLHPMESAARLRAHVSEGVRLARKFRVPGPVIDIITQHHGMTVMRAFYEKARREWEQGVEGASEPQEADFRYSGPKPATREAAIVMLADAVESATKNMSGEPPEVIEGMVREVIEERDVDGQLDDCQLTRGNLTVIFETFLQVLQGRFHERVKDYPHG